ATCGCGACTGACGCCGCATGAGCACGGGTGATCCCACCTCCGTTCGGTTGAAGTACCGACAGGTGGACGTCTACCTGTCGGAGGGCGACTACCTCGTGGGGCGCAGCGCTTCGTGTCAGATCGTCCTGGACCGCCCGCGGGTTTCCCGTCGCCACGCGCGCCTCAGCATCCGCCAAGAGCGAATGTCGATTGAGGATCTCAAGAGCGCAAACGGCGTCTACGTCAATGGCGAGCGCATCACGGCTCCGCGGGAGCTCGCCAGTGGGGATCGTCTGCTGGTGGGCGACGAGCCTCTGGAGATCTACAAGGATCCTGCTCTCGCCGGACCGGAGCTCGCCACGTCCACACAACGCGAGGGCAGCACCAGCATTCCGCCGGCGCCCGCGGCGATGGATTGGGACGGGGTGACGGGCGGCGTTGGAACCCAGAAGGCCGACGCCTTCGAGCTGGTCGGGCGCCTCGCGGATCGCTGCTTCGCCGATGGCAAGCCAGAAGAGGCGGAGAACGTCCTCCGCGCCCACCTGAGCAAGGTGCTCGAGCAGTCGCGGCGTCACGCCGCGGTGTCCGAGCGCGCTCGACAGGCAGCGCTGTCTTACGCGTTGGAGCTGGCCCTGAACCTCGAGAGCCCGCGCTGGATCGACTACGCCCTCGACCTGCTCTCGGCGCAGCAAATGCTCCTTTCGGAGGCCCTGGGTCGCGAGCTCTCGGGGGCAGTGTCGCGAATCCACGGAGTGGATCAGCGGCGGGTCAGCTCCTACCTCGAGCTGCTCCGCACGCTGCCCAACAGCGTGGAGCGCTCCCGCGCCATCGAGCGGGCGGAAGCGCTGCTCCGCGTCCTACGTCGCTGATCCAAAACGCACCAGCACGTTGCCCCCAGCGTCGAGGCCGGGAGGAACGACATAGATGCGCTCGCCGTGCTCGGCACGCTCGCACAAGGCCTGAAGGGCGTCGCTGTCCGTCGCGGGGATCTTCTCCGAAGGCGCCGTGGCCGCCTTGCGCGCCATCGCGCGGGTCCAGGTCTCGGGATCCGACAGGTCGCTCTCGTATACGAAGCT
This window of the Polyangiaceae bacterium genome carries:
- a CDS encoding FHA domain-containing protein; translation: MSTGDPTSVRLKYRQVDVYLSEGDYLVGRSASCQIVLDRPRVSRRHARLSIRQERMSIEDLKSANGVYVNGERITAPRELASGDRLLVGDEPLEIYKDPALAGPELATSTQREGSTSIPPAPAAMDWDGVTGGVGTQKADAFELVGRLADRCFADGKPEEAENVLRAHLSKVLEQSRRHAAVSERARQAALSYALELALNLESPRWIDYALDLLSAQQMLLSEALGRELSGAVSRIHGVDQRRVSSYLELLRTLPNSVERSRAIERAEALLRVLRR